Proteins encoded by one window of Chrysemys picta bellii isolate R12L10 chromosome 10, ASM1138683v2, whole genome shotgun sequence:
- the LOC135973964 gene encoding uncharacterized protein LOC135973964 — MQSSPAVMAVQSGNRKRAPAWTDREVLDLIAVWGDESVLSELRSKRRNAKIYEKISKDMAERGYSRDATQCRVKIKELRQGYQKTKEANGRSGSHPQTSRFYEALHSILGAAATTTPPVTVDSEDGILSTAGSSDMLEDGEDEEGDEEGEAVGSSHNADFPDSQDLFITLTEIPYEASPAITPDTESGEGSATPSATVSQPSLESHSQRLARIRRRKKRTREDMFSELMASSQAQAAQQTQWRENLTRMHQANMDREERWRQEDQQATQTLLGLLREQTDTLRRLVDVLQERRQEDRAPLQSISNRPPPPPSPIPTSPKVQRRRGGRVPANSHSTPAESSSSRRLSFPKI, encoded by the exons atgcagagctctccagcagtgatggccgtgcagtctgggaatagaaagagagccccagcatggactgatcgtgaagtcttggatctcatcgctgtgtggggcgatgagtccgtgctttccgagctgcgatccaaaagaaggaatgcaaagatctacgagaagatctctaaagacatggcagagagaggatacagccgggatgcaacgcagtgccgcgtgaaaatcaaggagctgagacaaggctaccagaagaccaaagaggcaaacggacgctccggatcccatccccagacatcccgtttctacgaggcactgcattccatcctcggtgctgccgccaccactaccccaccagtgaccgtggactctgaggatgggatactgtccacggccggttcctcagacatgttagaggacggggaagatgaggaaggagatgaggagggcgaggcagttggcagctctcacaacgctgatttccccgacagccaggatctcttcatcacccttacagagatcccctacgaagcgtccccagccattaccccggacacagaatctggtgaaggatcagcca ccccgtctgcgactgtctcacaacctagcctggaatcacactcccagaggctagcgcggattaggcgtaggaagaagaggacacgggaggacatgttctctgagcttatggcctcttcccaagcccaggcagcacagcagacccagtggcgggagaacttgacccgaatgcaccaagccaacatggatcgggaggagaggtggcggcaggaagaccagcaggcgactcaaacgctgcttggactactgagggagcaaacggacacgctccggcgccttgtggatgttctgcaggaacggaggcaggaggacagagccccgctgcagtccatctctaaccgccctcccccgccaccaagtcccatacccacctcacccaaagtgcaaagaaggagaggcggcagagtccctgctaactctcactccacccctgcagagagctctagtagcagaaggctctcatttcccaaaatttga
- the LOC135973965 gene encoding isocitrate dehydrogenase [NAD] subunit alpha, mitochondrial, whose product MKIFDAAKAPIQWEERNITAILGPGGKWMIPSDAKESMDKNKMGLKGPLKTPIAAGHPSMNLLLRKTFDLYANVRPCVSIEGYKTPYTDVNIVTIRENTEGEYSGIEHLIVDGVVQSIKLITEEASKRIAEFAFEYARNNHRSHVTAVHKANIMRMSDGLFLRKCREAAENYKDIKFNEMYLDTVCLNMVQDPSQFDVLVMPNLYGDILSDLCAGLIGGLGVTPSGNIGANGIAIFESVHGTAPDIAGKDLANPTALLLSAVMMLRHMGLHEYATKIETACFDTIKARKVLTKDLGGNAKCSDYTAEICRRVQDID is encoded by the exons ATGAAGATTTTTGATGCTGCTAAA GCTCCTATTCAGTGGGAAGAGAGAAATATTACAGCTATCCTGGGACCAGGAGGAAAGTGGATGATTCCTTCAGATGCCAAAGAATCCATGGATAAAAACAAGATGGGACTGAAAG GACCTTTAAAAACGCCAATAGCTGCTGGGCACCCTTCGATGAATCTGCTGCTGCGTAAAACCTTTGACCTTTATGCAAATGTTCGTCCCTGTGTCTCAATTGAAGGATACAAAACCCCTTACACAGATGTAAATATTGTCACAATTCGAGAGAACACAGAAGGAGAATACAGTGGAATTGAGCACTTG ATTGTTGATGGTGTTGTACAGAGTATCAAACTCATCACAGAAGAAGCAAGCAAACGTATTGCTGAATTTGCTTTCGAGTATGCCAGAAACAATCATAGAAGCCATGTTACTGCAGTGCACAAAGCAAACATTAT GCGAATGTCTGATGGGCTTTTTCTGAGAAAATGCCGGGAAGCTGCAGAAAACTATAAAGATATTAAATTTAATGAAATGTACCTTGATACTGTGTGTCTGAAT ATGGTACAGGATCCATCACAATTTGATGTGCTTGTTATGCCAAACCTGTACGGTGACATCTTGAG tgaCTTGTGTGCTGGATTGATTGGAGGCCTTGGAGTAACACCAAGTGGGAACATTGGAGCCAATGGAATCGCAATCTTTGAATCT GTTCATGGAACAGCACCAGACATTGCAGGAAAAGATTTAGCAAATCCAACTGCCCTTCTTCTGAGTGCTGTAATGATGCTGCGTCATATGGGACTGCATGAATATGCCACAAAAATTGAGACTGCATGTTTTGATACAATTAAAGCTAGAAAG gtCCTAACAAAAGATTTGGGAGGTAATGCTAAGTGTTCGGACTACACAGCAGAGATCTGTCGCAGAGTACAGGATATTGACTAA
- the LOC135973846 gene encoding maestro heat-like repeat-containing protein family member 1, with translation MELFGHLSKFVSKKSSLFGAEVEKSMGTLLIHLQDGDPQVAQACRVALLQCAPFLSYQPLRTLVRSQLAEGAAPAIPAFLSEACRILLQDCPGRLSKKDALRAAAAQQLIGYMMDN, from the exons ATGGAGCTCTTTGGCCACCTCAGCAAATTTGTTTCCAAGAAGTCATCCCTCTTTGGGGCTGAGGTGGAGAAGAGCATGGGGACGCTGCTCATCCACCTACAGGACGGGGACCCCCAGGTGGCCCAG GCGTGCAGGGTGGCATTGCTGCAGTGCGCACCCTTCCTCAGCTACCAGCCCCTGCGTACGCTCGTGCGGAGCCAGCTAGCCGAGGGGGCGGCCCCTGCCATCCCCGCCTTCCTGAGCGAAGCCTGCAGGATCCTG ctccaggactgcccAGGGAGACTGAGCAAGAAGGACGccctgagagcagcagctgcccagcagctgatag GATACATGATGGACAATTGA